A section of the Primulina eburnea isolate SZY01 chromosome 1, ASM2296580v1, whole genome shotgun sequence genome encodes:
- the LOC140809865 gene encoding transcription factor PRE1-like, producing the protein MSGRRSRQPSSSNTRITDEQIIELVSKLHQLLPEIRNSTRRSNKASANKVLEETCNYIRNLNKEVDDLSQRLSQLLSTIEVNSPEAAIIRSLI; encoded by the exons ATGTCCGGGAGAAGGTCGAGGCAGCCGAGCAGCTCGAACACGAGGATAACAGATGAACAGATAATTGAACTTGTGTCCAAATTGCATCAACTCCTTCCGGAGATTCGCAACAGTACTAGGCGCTCCAACAAG GCATCAGCTAATAAGGTGCTTGAGGAGACTTGCAACTATATCAGAAACCTCAACAAAGAAGTGGATGATTTGAGCCAGAGGCTATCCCAGCTGCTGTCTACTATAGAAGTTAACAGCCCGGAGGCTGCAATAATTAGgagtttaatttaa
- the LOC140832471 gene encoding uncharacterized protein At5g39865-like — protein MGCGSSKEKVCQNCQAPYIPVRRTYSMHVHHPPNGTGDSYHLVALKSSTLGSLKLDPSIQNRIVNVENEDQALLIQNHSVIADKALISNRPNGGKIGSEGSAKDAFAMGMIEAKTWSRTINAKIPKFIPKTPVRTPPGEPEMINAWEMMEGLEDVSPPRPVHHFRSFSFKLPRNSGLSPMDDQPTPRVQENGTASPKPSWLDLADNDSNSNSNSNDTSMVSEFDTEVIAEFRKSLEDLPPAKPFYLRSLGSKKEQALAGKDRALDVTDDKKNEKAMNNSVPRGKHKLIVYFTSLRGVRKTYEDCCHVRVILKGLGVKVDERDVSMHSRFKDELKELLRGEFGHSAGLPRVFLGESYIGGADEIRHLNEEGKLEKMVEKCGFVDYSKGGSGNGHVCEVCGDIRFVPCETCSGSCKIYYDGDDDEEETEENEQEYGFRRCQECNENGLVLCPVCCD, from the coding sequence ATGGGTTGTGGATCTTCGAAAGAAAAGGTCTGCCAGAACTGCCAGGCGCCTTATATTCCGGTGAGGAGAACGTATTCAATGCACGTTCACCATCCACCTAATGGAACAGGGGATAGCTATCATCTGGTGGCTCTTAAGTCATCCACGTTGGGTTCTTTGAAGCTTGATCCTTCGATTCAGAATCGTATTGTAAATGTTGAAAACGAGGATCAGGCTCTGTTGATACAGAATCATAGTGTTATAGCGGATAAGGCTTTGATTAGCAATAGACCAAATGGGGGCAAAATTGGCTCAGAAGGGTCAGCTAAAGATGCATTTGCGATGGGTATGATTGAGGCCAAGACTTGGTCTAGAACGATCAATGCAAAAATCCCGAAATTTATTCCTAAAACACCAGTCAGAACGCCTCCGGGAGAGCCAGAGATGATCAATGCTTGGGAGATGATGGAGGGTCTTGAAGACGTCAGTCCTCCTCGCCCGGTTCATCATTTTCGCAGCTTTTCGTTCAAACTCCCTCGAAATTCTGGTTTGTCTCCTATGGACGATCAACCCACTCCTAGAGTGCAAGAAAATGGCACTGCATCACCTAAGCCCTCGTGGTTGGACTTGGCTGATAATGATTCTAATTCTAATTCTAATTCGAATGACACTTCTATGGTATCTGAATTCGATACTGAGGTGATTGCGGAATTCAGAAAATCTCTAGAGGATCTCCCTCCGGCCAAACCATTTTATCTCAGGTCCTTGGGTAGTAAAAAAGAACAGGCCTTGGCTGGTAAGGATCGTGCTTTGGATGTAACGGATGACAAAAAGAATGAAAAGGCTATGAACAACAGCGTGCCTCGTGGTAAACACAAGCTGATTGTATATTTTACGAGCCTTAGAGGGGTGAGGAAGACGTATGAGGATTGTTGTCATGTTCGAGTGATTTTAAAGGGATTAGGAGTTAAAGTTGATGAAAGAGATGTATCAATGCATTCAAGATTCAAGGATGAGTTAAAGGAGTTGTTAAGAGGGGAGTTTGGTCACAGTGCAGGCTTGCCTAGAGTTTTTCTGGGGGAGAGTTACATTGGCGGGGCCGATGAAATACGGCATTTAAACGAGGAGGGAAAGCTTGAAAAGATGGTGGAAAAGTGCGGGTTTGTAGACTATAGTAAAGGAGGTAGTGGAAATGGTCATGTTTGTGAAGTATGTGGAGATATTAGATTTGTTCCTTGTGAGACGTGTTCGGGGAGTTGTAAAATCTATTACGATGGAGACGATGACGAAGAAGAAACTGAAGAAAACGAGCAGGAATACGGTTTTCGTAGATGTCAAGAGTGTAATGAAAATGGACTTGTACTGTGTCCGGTTTGTTGTGATTGA